In one Platichthys flesus chromosome 3, fPlaFle2.1, whole genome shotgun sequence genomic region, the following are encoded:
- the gkap1 gene encoding G kinase-anchoring protein 1: MTSSAMITVHTTASRFALLQIDSDSESDTSEPGKTSTKGGRDSSGKPRSGKAGASGGKAAQANDKKKDKKKKRKEQQQSEANELRNLAFKKIPQKSSAPPPCLTLSGIATELLTTESGDHTVPSGGWQQWKQRDEQITTELYEADLEKAMILSKLEYEQHKQDNTNTSSPKSRGGKESGGKKDKKKNQQAKEKKTVSLQNFQAEGTAEHPSKKPDKEDTKAANLALGNGQDERFFNKLEDDVSRIIQQEKRREQYTSSQGQEVNTSTEHEPDPRTEQLKYDLEKKDQEIDKLKKTISQWEAKYKEVKARNSQLLKMLQQGEMKDKAEILLQVEELLHIKEELSSQVSLLHGALEQERSKVKGLQSEQPKHQGNKKGRKGPEMDL, translated from the exons ATGACATCGTCTGCCATGATCACCGTCCACACCACGGCCTCCCGTTTCGCCCTGCTCCAGATTGACTCGGATTCGGAGTCCGACACATCGGAGCCGGGGAAGACCAGCACCAAAGGCGGACGGGATTCCTCCGGGAAGCCCCGGTCAGGGAAGGCAGGAGCATCCGGGGGGAAAGCGGCTCAGGCCAACgacaagaagaaagacaagaagaagaagaggaaggagcagcagcagagtgaagcGAACGAG TTACGTAATCTGGCGTTCAAGAAGATTCCTCAGAAGTCTTCTGCCCCGCCTCCATGTTTGACACTGTCAGGAATAGCCACCGAGCTTCTCACCACTGAATCCGGCGACCACACTGTACCCTCAGGTGGATGGCAGCAGTGGAAGCAGAGGGATGAGCAG ATAACCACTGAACTTTATGAGGCAGACTTGGAAAAGGCTATGATTCTCAGTAAACTGGAATacgaacaacacaaacag gacaacacaaacacgtccTCGCCAAAGTCACGGGGAGGAAAAGAGAGCGGAGGGAAGAAGGACAAAAAGAAGAATCAGCAGGctaaagagaaaaagacagttTCTCTGCAGAACTTCCAGGCTGAAGGCACTGCAG AACATCCAAGTAAGAAACCAGACAAAGAG GACACCAAAGCAGCGAACCTGGCTCTAGGCAACGGGCAGGATGAGAGATTTTTTAATAAACTGGAAGATGACGTCAGTCGGATTATCCAACAGGAAAAAAGACGCGAGCAATACACTAGCAGTCAGGGACAAGAAGTCAACACATCCACAGAACACGAACCG GACCCCCGGACAGAGCAGCTGAAGTACGACCTGGAGAAGAAAGACCAGGAAATCGATAAACTAAAAAAGACAATCTCACAGTGGGAG GCGAAATACAAAGAAGTGAAGGCAAGAAATTCCCAGCTTCTTAAAATGCTCCAGCAGGGAGAGA TGAAAGATAAAGCAGAAATCCTTCTACAGGTAGAGGAGCTACTACACATCAAAGAAGAACTATCATCACAG gtgTCATTATTGCACGGTGCCCTCGAGCAAGAAAGATCTAAAGTCAAAGGTCTGCAGTCAGAACAACCGAAACATCAG
- the LOC133942715 gene encoding kinesin-like protein KIF27: MTEVCVKVALRVRPLLPNELIQNHKVCVRIVPDSAQVMVGSDRVFSFDHAFGPTATQDEVYNSCVQPLVETLLRGDNATVFCFGQTGSGKTYTFGGGNLGEEGGIIDRVAENMFSLLWEKKNSDGVETKVSVTYLELYMEQLQDLLEPHNTDKELFIRENDKGNTVVVGAKEIVVTSAEELLSVVEAGNVLRHINTTGMNEHSSRSHTILTLLVIQAFPHNNPSLKSSCSSKLCLVDLAGSERARKTGNKGSQLKESAHINRGLLALGNVIRALAYRSRNRNGNNGNSTHIPYRDAKITRLLQDSMGGTAHTVMVACVSPSHHSVAETLGVLQFAAKARHIRNCPTATSTHTDVRCGPTNWDPGEARRVELEYEVQTLRELLNEKEQEIEMQRTDRRVAEEEGIRKSGQMRLSEQDQKLNPYRLLTQEAAALLTDLSSQSLRQSFRQRVQDWQERLEVVANAHPINDEVRNSEGDGDQADNVRILKLSQDLHGCQGALNITEQLLEQKDAELRHLQKDVEKLLHKSKTCMQALEEEKERNLLQTEQLVDQQIVIDRLRGKKPHCVPFRVSHSRTQAYSLERVMASFKIRGHLLLAELEGKDEVGCPFIKQAESKASVQDTEEEEEEDDCVGKMTLRRYLNRTWSHSKMSRNPLVQQSQQVQGTEGDLTKQSHVRKGGLRASVTQRRIQDLSVTMIMGLELIKELDITDEEIQAVDRCGRQSQDGREAGILAKLSMHSQQVRSEVYCSMQHMSLQREQSQTSLRQQRQMPDNNPEPGPSGTLRSSWLEQHEELVLQEQAERQELQDELRSREEVVQRRETCLQQKQHLEVKKLRTSRALSQDLLRVSVQLESVEENLRSSSHTRLTKGVTTEELKRERERLRMRKDTLEAQLTENGGLTVTENHSLFQLEEAIEALDAALEFKNDFIRDIQNKLSITDSSSSQSQNTEPAQLCDVSRKLKQLSPPEALDLLVKYFNKVVSLRETERHLLIRCKELELDADEKEWTIGKMKTTMQYLVLDADRRVLQVHIDHQKNIQLLLQELQKTTKQQTLQDRMQLVEKELFYYKSSCRQLKKKLKEHFSGCQNPDVQPSQKPEHNMPDDNHIQTHRYVASDYEERFEMTPVRLNRRDLRQVFPADLQTSGSATSGRESSVSKEVLEDSLEVARPSESTATF, from the exons ATGACCGAGGTGTGTGTCAAGGTGGCGCTGCGTGTCCGGCCGCTGCTTCCCAATGAACTCATCCAGAACCACAAGGTATGTGTGCGGATAGTACCGGACAGCGCTCAGGTTATGGTTGGCTCCGACCGAGTCTTCTCCTTCGACCACGCGTTCGGGCCCACGGCCACCCAGGATGAGGTGTACAACTCCTGCGTCCAGCCCCTTGTCGAGACCCTGCTCCGGGGCGACAACGCCACTGTGTTCTGCTTCGGACAAACCGGCTCAGGGAAGACATACACGTTTGGTGGAGGGAACCTGG GTGAGGAAGGAGGAATCATTGACCGTGTGGCCGAGAATATGTTCTCGTTGTTgtgggagaagaaaaacagtgaTGGAGTTGAGACAAAAGTGAGCGTCACATATTTGGAGCTATACATGGAGCAGCTGCAAGACCTGCTGGAGCCTCATAACACTGACAAAGAGCTTTTTATCAGGGAGAACGACAAGGGAAACACAg TGGTGGTGGGGGCCAAAGAAATAGTTGTCACCTCAGCAGAGGAGCTTCTCTCCGTTGTAGAGGCGGGTAACGTTCTGCGCCACATCAACACCACAGGGATGAATGAGCACTCCAGTCGCTCTCACACCATCCTCACCCTTCTGGTCATCCAAGCTTTCCCCCACAACAATCCCTCCCTAAagtcttcctgctcctccaaaCTCTGTCTGGTCGACCTGGCAGGCTCAGAACGTGCTAGAAAAACAGGCAACAAGGGCTCACAGCTCAAAGAGTCCGCTCATATCAACAGGGGCCTGCTCGCACTGGGAAACGTTATCCGTGCCCTGGCTTACCGTTCTCGAAATCGCAATGGTAACAACGGCAACAGCACACACATACCATACCGCGATGCCAAGATCACCCGTCTCCTCCAGGATTCGATGGGAGGCACTGCCCATACAGTGATGGTGGCGTGTGTGAGCCCCTCTCACCACAGTGTAGCTGAGACTCTGGGTGTTTTGCAGTTTGCCGCCAAGGCTCGTCACATCCGCAACTGTCCGACAGCCACATCTACTCACACTGATGTTAGATGTGGGCCTACAAACTGGGACCCTGGCGAGGCTCGACGAGTGGAGCTGGAGTATGAGGTTCAGACACTGAGAGAGCTGCTGAACGAGAAGGAGCAAGAGATTGAGATGCAGAGGACAGATAGAAGAGTTGCTGAGGAGGAGGGCATCAGAAAGTCTGGCCAGATGAGGTTGTCTGAGCAAGATCAGAAGTTGAACCCATACCGCCTCCTAACACaagaggctgcagctctgctcacAGACCTCTCCAGTCAGTCTCTGAGACAATCGTTCAGGCAGCGGGTGCAGGATTGGCAGGAGAGACTGGAAGTCGTCGCTAACGCTCATCCTATCAATGATGAGGTTAGAAATTCAGAGGGTGATGGAGACCAAGCCGACAATGTTCGAATATTAAAACTCAGTCAAGATCTCCATGGATGCCAG GGAGCTCTCAACATAACGGAGCAGCTACTGGAGCAGAAAGATGCAGAACTGAGACATTTACAAAAAGATGTTGAGAAACTTCTTCACAAGAGTAAAACCTGCATGCAGGCcttagaggaagaaaaggaacgTAATCTGTTACAG ACTGAACAACTGGTGGACCAGCAGATTGTCATCGATCGCCTTCGCGGCAAGAAGCCCCATTGTGTCCCTTTCAGGGTG AGTCACTCCAGGACCCAAGCCTATTCCCTGGAGAGGGTGATGGCCTCCTTTAAAATTCGTGGACACCTTCTCCTAGCTGAGCTTGAGGGAAAGGATGAGGTGGGCTGTCCATTCATTAAACAGGCAGAGAGCAAAGCCAGCGTtcaagacacagaggaggaagaggaggaagacgactgTGTAGGCAAAATGACATTGAG GCGTTATTTAAATCGAACATGGTCCCATTCAAAGATGAGCAGGAATCCATTAGTACAACAGTCTCAGCAAGTCCAAG GAACTGAGGGAGACCTTACCAAACAAAGCCATGTGAGGAAGGGTGGACTGAGAGCGAGTGTAACTCAGAGAAGGATCCAAGATCTGTCAGTCACCATGATCATGGGATTGGAGCTCATCAAAGAGCTGGACATAACAG ATGAAGAGATCCAAGCAGTGGATAGATGTGGCAGACAGAGTCAAGACGGCAGAGAAGCTGGCATACTGGCAAAACTTTCAATGCACAGCCAGCAGGTCCGATCAGAGGTGTATTGCAGCATGCAACACATGAGtctgcagagagaacagagtCAGACCAGCCTCAGGCAGCAGAGACAGATGCCTGACAACAACCCAGAGCCTGGACCGAGTGGG ACACTTCGCAGCAGTTGGTTGGAGCAGCATGAGGAGCTGGTGCTTCAGGAGCAGGCAGAGCggcaggagctgcaggatgagCTGAGGAGTAGAGAGGAGGTGGTCCAGCGCAGAGAGACCTGTCTGCAACAGAAACAACATTTGGAGGTCAAGAAGCTGCGTACCAGCAGG GCTCTGAGTCAGGACCTGctgcgtgtgtctgtgcagttgGAATCTGTGGAGGAGAACCTACGGAGCAGTAGCCATACAAGGCTGACTAAAGGAGTCACAACAGAGGAactgaagagggagagagaaaggctTCGAATGAGGAAAGACACTCTGGAGGCACAGCTGACAGAAAACGGAGGACTTACTGTGACG GAGAACCATTCCCTATTCCAGCTGGAAGAAGCTATTGAAGCTCTGGATGCAGCTCTTGAGTTTAAAAACGACTTCATACGGGACATACAGAACAAACTGTCCATCACCgactcttcatcctctcagtCACAAAACACTGAACCTGCTCAGCTCTGTGATGTCAGCAGGAAGCTGAAACAGCTCTCGCCGCCTGAGGCTTTGGATCTGCTGGTCAAATATTTCAACAAG GTTGTCAGTCTCCGTGAGACAGAGCGCCATTTGCTAATACGTTGTAAAGAGCTTGAGCTTGATGCTGATGAAAAAGAGTGGACAATCGGGAAGATGAAGACCACCATGCAGTATCTGGTACTGGATGCAGACCGCAGGGTCCTACAGGTGCACATAGATCACCAGAAAAACATCCAACTCCTCCTGCAGGAACTTCAAA aaacaACTAAACAGCAGACTCTCCAAGACCGAATGCAGCTTGTGGAGAAGGAACTATTTTACTACAAAAGCTCCTGTCGGCAGCTCAAAAAGAAGCTCAAAGAGCATTTCAGTGGCTGCCAAAACCCTGACGTTCAGCCCTCACAAAAACCTGAGCACAACATGCCTGATGACAaccacatacaaacacacagatatgtgGCTAGTGATTATGAGGAAAGGTTTGAGATGACACCAGTTCGTTTGAATCGCAGGGACCTGAGACAGGTATTTCCAGCTGACCTGCAGACATCTGGTTCTGCCACAAGCGGCCGAGAGTCTTCTGTCTCAAAGGAAGTACTGGAGGATTCCTTAGAAGTGGCCAGACCTTCAGAGAGCACTGCAACCTTCTGA
- the LOC133942667 gene encoding kinesin-like protein KIF27 encodes MSEVCVKVALRVRPLLPLEVLQNHKVCLRIVPDSNKVTVGSDRLFSFDHAFGPTATQDEVYDSCVQPLVETLLRGDNATVFCFGQTGSGKTYTIGGGNLGEEGGIIDRVAENVFSLLGEKNSDGVETKVRVTYLELYMEQLQDLLESHNTDKELFISKNNKGNTVVVGAKEIVVTSAEELLSVVEAGNVLRHIKTTGMNEHSSRSHTILTLQVVQAFPHNNPSLKPSCSSKLCLVDLAGSECARKRNKDSRHNESAHINRGLLALGNVIRVLATRAQNNCKIPHIPYRDSKITRLLQDSLGGTAHTLMVACVSPSHHSVAETVGVLQCADKARHIRNCPTATSTH; translated from the exons ATGAGCGAGGTGTGTGTCAAGGTGGCGCTCCGTGTCCGGCCACTGCTTCCCCTAGAAGTCCTCCAGAACCACAAGGTATGTTTGCGGATAGTACCGGACTCCAATAAAGTTACGGTCGGCTCCGACCGACTCTTCTCCTTCGACCACGCCTTCGGGCCCACGGCCACCCAGGATGAGGTGTACGACTCCTGCGTCCAGCCCCTGGTCGAGACCCTGCTCCGGGGCGACAACGCCACTGTGTTCTGCTTCGGACAAACCGGCTCAGGGAAGACGTACACGATCGGAGGAGGGAACCTGG GTGAGGAAGGAGGAATCATTGACCGTGTGGCCGAGAATGTGTTCTCATTGTTGGGGGAGAAGAACAGTGATGGAGTTGAGACAAAAGTGCGCGTCACATATTTGGAGCTGTACATGGAGCAGCTGCAAGACCTGCTGGAGTCTCATAACACTGACAAAGAGCTTTTTATTAGTAAGAACAACAAGGGAAACACAG TGGTGGTGGGGGCCAAAGAAATAGTTGTCACCTCAGCAGAGGAGCTTCTCTCCGTTGTAGAGGCGGGTAACGTTCTGCGCCACATCAAAACCACGGGGATGAATGAGCACTCCAGTCGCTCTCACACCATCCTCACCCTTCAGGTCGTCCAAGCTTTCCCCCACAACAATCCCTCCTTAAAGccttcctgctcctccaaaCTCTGTCTGGTCGACCTGGCAGGCTCGGAGTGTGCTCGGAAAAGGAACAAGGACTCACGGCACAACGAGTCCGCTCATATCAACAGGGGCCTGCTCGCACTGGGAAACGTTATCCGTGTCCTGGCCACCCGTGCTCAGAACAACTGCAAAATCCCACACATACCATACCGTGATTCCAAGATCACCCGTCTCCTCCAGGATTCACTGGGAGGCACTGCCCATACATTGATGGTGGCATGTGTGAGCCCCTCTCATCACAGTGTAGCTGAGACTGTGGGTGTTTTGCAGTGTGCAGATAAGGCTCGTCACATCCGCAACTGTCCGACAGCCACATCTACTCACTGA
- the LOC133942699 gene encoding zinc finger and SCAN domain-containing protein 21-like: MCSERRNMSAVQLLRVSVHARISAAAEDFLLQVEKGGGKTQVPALREILTERLRAAAEEILAGLEETLAEYEDRVEQSEREICRQRRLLDAVMQPVVRLHRAVCPADVQQMIVIKEEVPPKQQQWSPLVDKEDEEPPHIKEEQEEPWTNQDGQQLQGLEEADIKVTWTPVTVKSEEDEEKIKSSKLHPSETKDNRADCGGPEPARNSGPDGRLQRVCPADVQEPMVNKEEVPPKQQQWSPLVAKEDLEPPHIKEEQEEPWTNQDGQQLQGLEEADIKFTLTPVTVNSEEDEKKLRLSNLHPSETKENRPDCGGPEPARNSGPDGCLQQGTEDKTEDSSETEDSEDDWMETREPQTGLNTRNKKQPLSDMGRKTEEVSFSCSECGKRFNYRGHLNRHMRIHTGETPFSCSECGKRFNYRGHLNRHMRSHTGEKPFSCPVCSKRCIHRGHLNRHMRIHTGEKPFSCSECGQRFVRRDHLNTHMMIHTGEKPCSCSECGKRFRHKGDLNRHIKSHTAEKQFS; this comes from the exons ATGTgctcagagaggagaaacatgtCCGCAGTGCAGCTGCTGCGGGTATCGGTACATGCGCGGATCAGCGCTGCCGCTGaagactttctgctgcaggtggagaaaggaggaggaaagactCAAGTCCCGGCGCTGAGAGAGATTCTCACCGAGCGGCTAAGGGCGGCGGCTGAGGAGATCCTCGCGGGGCTTGAGGAAACCTTGGCAGAGTACGAGGACCGAGTGGAGCAGTCCGAGCGGGAGATCTGCCgacagaggaggctgctcgatgcCGTGATGCAGCCCGTAgtccggctgcacagagcag tgtgtcctgcagacgtCCAGCAAATGATTGTGAttaaagaagaggttccccccaagcagcagcagtggagcccccttGTGGACAAGGAGGACGAagagcccccccacattaaagaggaacaggaggaaccgtggaccaatcaggatggacagcagcttcaagggctggaggaggctgatatcaagGTCACATGGACTCCTGTtactgtgaagagtgaagaagatgaagaaaaaattaaatCGTCAAAGCTTCATCCGAGTGAGACGAAGGACAACAGAgcggactgtggaggaccagaaccagccaggaactcaggtcctgatggacgttTACAACGAG tgtgtcctgcagacgtCCAGGAACCtatggtgaataaagaagaggttccccccaagcagcagcagtggagcccccttGTGGCCAAGGAGGACCTagagcccccccacattaaggaggaacaggaggaaccgtggaccaatcaggatggacagcagcttcaagggctggaggaggctgatatcaagttcacattgactcctgtcACTGTGaacagtgaagaagatgaaaaaaaacttaGATTGTCAAACCTTCATCCGAGTGAGACGAAAGAGAACAGACcggactgtggaggaccagaaccagccaggaactcaggtcctgatggatgTTTACAACAAGGTactgaggacaagactgaagactcttctgagactgaagacagtgaggatgattggatggagacccgggaacctcagactggtttaaatacaagaaataagaaacagcctctaagtgatatgggaagaaagacagaagaagtatcatttagttgctctgagtgtggtaaaagatttaactaCAGGGGCCATCTAAAtagacatatgaggattcatacaggagagacaccgtttagttgctctgagtgtggtaaaagatttaactaCAGGGGCCATCTAAATagacatatgaggagtcatacaggtgagaaaccgtttagttgcccTGTGTGTAGTAAAAGATGTATCCATAGGGGCCATCTAAAtagacatatgaggattcatacaggagagaaaccgtttagttgctctgagtgtggtcaAAGATTTGTCCGTAGGGACCATCTAAATACACACATGatgattcatacaggagagaaaccatgtagttgctctgagtgtggtaaaagatttcgCCATAAGGGCGATCTAAATAGACATATTAAGAGTCATACAGCAGAGAAACAGTTTAGTTga
- the qng1 gene encoding queuosine salvage protein — protein sequence METPLLPRESGLFVAERSQDVFVEEEGVRKAAEMLYSLRHSKALTASGWKEGNPLAPAASSDQALNWVFVVDTMNFSFWPDEETQQCEVTYKGTTYTGYMTLCAAILRAMDEGIPITNPKYFSKMSVEELGHILRSDNETPMPMLQARHKVLTEGGLVLLEHGGSFRSFISQAGNDARKMVELIVQKIPSYKDEATYECKRISLYKRAQILVADFWGVMEARGEGDIINMDWLTMFADYRVPQALVYLGVLRYSDTLMQMLKKGELLCSGDRREVEIRGCSIWSVELIKEQLCKLVQERDGETCHINSGIIDFYLWPYAKQHQKEMAHIPVHRTRCIYY from the exons ATGGAAACGCCTCTTCTTCCTCGTGAGTCTGGCCTGTTCGTGGCGGAGCGGAGTCAGGACGtgtttgtggaggaggagggagtgcgGAAGGCGGCAGAGATGCTCTACTCTCTCCGACACAGTAAGGCTCTGACTGCCAGTGGCTGGAAAGAGGGGAATCCACTGGCCCCGGCAGCGTCTTCTGACCAGG CCTTAAACTGGGTGTTTGTTGTCGACACCATGAACTTCTCCTTCTGGCCAGATGAAGAAACTCAGCAGTGTGAGGTGACATATAAAGGGACCACGTACACAGGCTACATGACACTTTGTGCTGCCATTCTCAGAGCCATGGATGAAG GTATACCCATCACCAATCCAAAGTACTTCTCCAAGATGAGTGTGGAGGAGCTCGGACACATCCTTCGATCTGACAATGAAACGCCCATGCCAATGCTGCAGGCCCGCCACAAG GTGCTTACTGAAGGCGGCCTCGTGTTGCTGGAACATGGCGGAAGTTTCCGCAGTTTCATCAGCCAAGCCGGGAATGACGCCCGCAAGATGGTTGAGCTTATTGTGCAGAAGATTCCTTCCTACAAGGACGAAGCTACATATGAG TGCAAGAGAATCTCACTGTACAAGCGAGCCCAGATCCTGGTGGCAGATTTCTGGGGTGTCATGGAggcgagaggagaaggagacatCATCAACATGGACTGGCTCACCATGTTTGCAGACTACAGGGTCCCGCAGGCTCTCGTCTACCTTGGAGTGCTACGTTACTCTGACACGCTGATGCAGATGCTGAAGAAAG GTGAGCTGCTGTGTTCAGGGGACAGGAGGGAGGTAGAGATCCGAGGTTGTTCGATTTGGTCCGTGGAGCTGATCAAAGAACAACTTTGCAAACTGGTGCAGGAGCGAGACGGAGAGACATGTCACATCAACTCCGGAATCATAGACTTCTACCTGTGGCCTTACGCCAAACAGCATCAGAAAGAGATGGCCCACATTCCCGTACACCGCACACGCTGTATTTACTACTGA